A window from Hallerella porci encodes these proteins:
- a CDS encoding inorganic phosphate transporter, with translation MDSVSIYYVLIAMLFALAVFDLIVGVSNDAVNFLNSGIGAKAVSFKVLLTIAGAGVFIGAAFSNGMMDVARHGIFQPQYYYFSEILTILVAVMLTDVILLDIFNTLGMPTSTTVSMVFELLGASVAISVLKMANDPTGALNFANLINTSKALEVILGIFVSVAIAFTVGALVQYIARLLFTFGYKKNLKYFVGIFSAISLTSIFYFILIKGLKNASFISKDFQSALHSNEMLILLGMFAGFFILSHLLHAIGVNMLKVVIGCGTFALALAFAGNDLVNFVGVPLTGLSSLQHLIADGGNPDTYLMSALLDKEAGQWYLLMIAGAVMVITLVTSKKAHRVVQTSVSLSSQGETDEVFGTNPVARALVRFSYGAIKKINAICPRTVSAWIAKRFDTNKLTLEEDSAAFDLIRAGVNLMLASSLIAIGTSLKLPLSTTYVTFMVAMGTSLADHAWSRESAVYRITGVLSVIGGWFITAFAAFSACFIVAILLRFGGMPARIILFAIVIFLLIRSNLKFKKTEKSIKKSEEIFSHILKASPETDVLPLVQKFSQDEWSSVLRITAENYGQIIEEFINDNLSELRTSKKRIKILKRYIERLRRQGTLCSKKMKQEDILVKNFFLYQANDFLGDGVFDIEQICIPCVQHLDNNFTEVNEKQKEKLEIIAHKISMLTKKSAAMIESGDFSAYDALVRNLHETSEMIVEERKANMVHEKVSSSLIRTEILYLTILYETRSYLDAVANLLKASRKFLTEKPEADEPALAPSFA, from the coding sequence ATGGATTCAGTCTCAATCTACTACGTTCTCATCGCAATGCTTTTTGCGCTTGCGGTATTCGATCTCATCGTCGGCGTGAGTAACGATGCGGTGAACTTTCTCAATTCGGGAATCGGCGCGAAAGCGGTTTCCTTCAAAGTTCTTTTAACGATTGCGGGCGCGGGAGTTTTTATCGGAGCCGCCTTCTCAAACGGCATGATGGATGTCGCGCGACACGGCATTTTCCAACCGCAGTATTATTACTTCAGCGAAATTCTAACGATTCTCGTCGCGGTGATGCTAACCGATGTTATTCTTCTCGATATTTTTAATACTCTCGGGATGCCGACATCGACGACAGTTTCCATGGTCTTTGAACTCTTGGGCGCATCCGTTGCGATTTCCGTCTTGAAAATGGCGAATGATCCAACGGGCGCTTTGAACTTTGCAAATCTCATCAACACGAGCAAAGCTCTCGAAGTCATCCTCGGCATTTTCGTCTCCGTTGCGATTGCATTTACCGTCGGTGCGCTCGTGCAATACATCGCCCGCTTACTCTTTACCTTTGGCTACAAGAAAAATCTCAAATATTTCGTCGGTATTTTCAGCGCAATTTCTCTGACCTCGATTTTCTACTTCATCCTCATCAAAGGTTTAAAGAACGCTTCTTTCATTTCCAAAGATTTTCAATCGGCGTTGCACAGCAATGAAATGCTGATTCTTCTCGGCATGTTCGCGGGATTTTTCATTCTTTCTCATCTCTTGCATGCGATTGGCGTAAACATGCTCAAAGTCGTAATTGGCTGCGGCACCTTTGCGCTCGCCCTCGCCTTTGCCGGAAACGACTTGGTGAACTTTGTCGGCGTTCCTCTTACCGGACTTTCTTCGCTTCAACATTTAATCGCAGACGGCGGAAATCCCGACACGTATTTGATGAGCGCTCTCCTCGATAAAGAAGCAGGACAATGGTATCTGTTAATGATTGCGGGCGCAGTCATGGTGATTACTCTCGTCACTTCGAAAAAAGCACACCGCGTTGTCCAAACTTCTGTTTCGCTCTCTTCACAAGGGGAAACCGACGAAGTCTTCGGCACCAATCCCGTCGCCCGCGCACTCGTCCGCTTCAGCTATGGCGCAATTAAAAAGATAAATGCGATTTGCCCGCGCACGGTCAGCGCTTGGATTGCAAAGCGTTTCGATACGAATAAACTCACCCTCGAAGAAGATTCTGCAGCGTTCGATTTGATTCGTGCCGGCGTCAATTTAATGCTCGCGAGTTCTCTCATCGCGATTGGAACTTCCCTTAAACTTCCGCTTTCGACGACTTACGTCACCTTCATGGTCGCCATGGGAACTTCTCTCGCCGACCATGCGTGGAGCCGCGAAAGTGCGGTCTACCGCATCACCGGCGTCCTCTCGGTCATCGGCGGCTGGTTCATCACCGCATTCGCCGCGTTCAGCGCTTGCTTCATCGTCGCCATTCTTCTTCGCTTCGGCGGAATGCCCGCACGAATTATCCTCTTCGCCATCGTGATTTTCCTTCTCATCCGCTCCAATCTCAAATTCAAAAAAACAGAAAAATCCATCAAGAAATCCGAAGAAATTTTCTCGCACATTCTCAAAGCTTCGCCCGAAACCGACGTGCTTCCGCTCGTCCAAAAATTTAGCCAAGATGAATGGAGCTCGGTTCTCCGCATTACCGCCGAAAATTACGGTCAAATTATCGAAGAATTCATTAACGATAATTTAAGCGAACTGCGGACGAGTAAAAAGCGCATCAAAATTCTCAAGCGTTACATCGAACGGCTGCGTAGACAAGGAACTCTTTGCAGCAAGAAGATGAAGCAAGAAGATATTCTCGTGAAAAACTTCTTCCTTTACCAGGCAAATGATTTCTTGGGCGATGGCGTCTTTGACATCGAACAAATCTGCATCCCATGCGTGCAACACTTAGACAATAACTTCACCGAAGTAAACGAAAAGCAAAAAGAAAAACTCGAAATCATCGCCCATAAAATTTCGATGCTCACGAAAAAGAGCGCAGCGATGATCGAAAGCGGAGATTTTTCTGCCTACGATGCACTCGTCCGCAATTTACACGAAACGAGTGAAATGATTG
- the gdhA gene encoding NADP-specific glutamate dehydrogenase gives MAIKNAYLQKVYDKVVARDPDQALFHQAVREFLESLDPVLEKDKSYETNGVIDRLVEPERVVMFRVPWVDDKGNVQVNRGYRVQFNSAIGPYKGGIRLRNEVTLSMLKFLGFEQVFKNSLTTLPMGGGKGGSDFDPKGKSDNEVMRFCQSFMTELCKHIGADTDVPAGDQGTGAREIGYMFGQYKRIRNEFVGVLTGKGLSYGGSLARTEATGYGLCYFTREMLKDLANDSFQGKTVVISGSGNVAIYACQKAQSFGAKVVTVSDSNGYIYDPNGIQLDVVRDIKEAHRGRIKEYADRVKGAEYHEGSKGVWTVKCDIALPCATQNEIDLESAQALIKNGVKAVAEGANMPSTPEAIEAFQKAGVMFGPAKAANAGGVATSGLEMSQNSERLSWTFEEVDAKLEGIMKSIYKAASSAAVEYGQKGNLVMGANIAGFKKVADAMKWQGAV, from the coding sequence ATGGCGATCAAAAACGCATACTTGCAGAAGGTCTACGACAAAGTTGTCGCACGTGACCCAGATCAGGCACTCTTCCATCAGGCTGTTCGTGAATTCCTCGAATCGCTCGATCCAGTCCTCGAAAAGGATAAATCTTACGAAACCAACGGCGTGATTGACCGCCTTGTAGAACCGGAACGCGTTGTGATGTTCCGCGTCCCTTGGGTGGATGACAAGGGCAATGTTCAAGTGAACCGCGGCTACCGCGTTCAATTCAACTCGGCTATCGGACCTTACAAGGGCGGTATCCGTCTCCGTAACGAAGTGACTCTTTCAATGCTCAAGTTCCTCGGCTTCGAACAGGTCTTTAAAAACAGCCTCACCACTCTTCCGATGGGCGGTGGCAAGGGCGGTTCGGACTTCGATCCGAAAGGCAAGAGCGACAACGAAGTGATGCGCTTCTGCCAGTCCTTTATGACTGAACTTTGCAAGCACATCGGTGCAGATACCGACGTTCCGGCTGGTGACCAAGGCACTGGCGCTCGCGAAATCGGTTATATGTTTGGTCAATACAAGCGTATCCGCAACGAATTTGTGGGCGTTCTCACCGGTAAAGGTCTCTCTTACGGTGGATCTCTCGCCCGTACAGAAGCAACCGGTTACGGTCTCTGCTACTTCACCCGCGAAATGCTCAAGGATCTCGCAAACGATTCCTTCCAAGGCAAGACGGTTGTGATTTCCGGTTCGGGTAACGTTGCCATTTATGCTTGCCAAAAGGCTCAATCCTTCGGTGCTAAGGTCGTGACTGTTTCTGACTCGAACGGTTACATCTATGACCCGAACGGCATTCAGCTCGATGTCGTCCGCGACATTAAGGAAGCTCACCGTGGCCGTATCAAGGAATACGCTGATCGCGTGAAGGGCGCAGAATACCACGAAGGTTCGAAGGGTGTTTGGACGGTTAAGTGCGACATCGCTCTTCCGTGCGCAACTCAGAACGAAATTGACCTCGAAAGCGCTCAAGCTTTGATCAAAAACGGCGTGAAGGCTGTCGCCGAAGGCGCAAACATGCCGTCTACTCCGGAAGCTATCGAAGCGTTCCAGAAGGCTGGCGTGATGTTTGGACCGGCTAAGGCTGCAAACGCTGGTGGCGTTGCTACCTCGGGCCTCGAAATGAGCCAGAACTCCGAACGTCTTTCTTGGACATTCGAAGAAGTCGATGCAAAGCTCGAAGGCATCATGAAGAGCATTTACAAGGCTGCTTCTTCTGCTGCTGTGGAATACGGTCAGAAGGGCAACCTCGTGATGGGCGCAAACATCGCAGGCTTCAAGAAAGTTGCTGACGCTATGAAGTGGCAAGGCGCTGTCTAA
- a CDS encoding AMP-dependent synthetase/ligase, which translates to MEKRHFNSIPEVFLDMCQAKDFPGWFKRVNGSWEEYSGLRLQKMLFYATLAFAKYGVGEGKSLGIIAATSPNWIVADLACEICHAPTVPLFPNISEEHFEFQCDDSEIGFLAVDSIDDLDPGIKKHLARFRYVICFDENSKLPLNGIYWKNLLDEGEILSKEEGTVDWFRYRLNGIREEDLFSVIYTSGSTGLPKGAELSHKNMIAMITALDPMIHPDVATDSAISILPVAHVFERMAITFYASKHLKVYFADSPQNVGVIAHEVRPAIGTFVPRILEKLADAVSQREYKLSGLKRLLMHQAIRFAKKNIPGNGKIRRKIYDKLVYQKIREALGGKFKWIISGSSALNKTVYRFLINVGFPVFEGYGLTECSPVISANMPDANKAGSVGKPIASLQVKIGEQNEILVKGPSVFHGYRNMPEMNRAAWTSDGFFRTGDQGLIDSEGFLFLIGRIKEIFKTSTGKYVSPVPIELELSRHPIIDGAIVIANNRKFVSAILFLGYDAAMRITEKSRRDFHPEEAILDPRVLAVVQSHVDTVNRKLNHWEQIRKWTLVSSQLSVESGRLTPTLKLRRQIVEAEFVREIEKMYEEKR; encoded by the coding sequence ATGGAAAAAAGACATTTTAATTCGATTCCTGAAGTCTTCTTAGACATGTGCCAGGCGAAGGATTTCCCCGGGTGGTTTAAGCGGGTGAATGGATCTTGGGAAGAATATTCGGGCTTGCGCCTACAAAAAATGCTTTTTTATGCGACTCTTGCTTTTGCAAAATACGGCGTTGGCGAAGGAAAAAGTTTGGGAATTATCGCTGCGACTTCGCCGAATTGGATTGTCGCCGATTTAGCTTGCGAAATTTGCCATGCGCCGACGGTTCCGCTTTTCCCAAACATTAGCGAAGAACATTTTGAATTTCAATGCGACGATTCGGAAATCGGATTTTTGGCGGTCGATTCCATTGATGATTTGGACCCGGGAATTAAAAAACATTTGGCGCGTTTTCGTTATGTGATTTGCTTTGATGAAAATTCAAAGCTTCCGCTCAACGGAATTTATTGGAAAAATTTACTCGACGAAGGCGAAATTCTTTCTAAAGAAGAAGGTACAGTCGATTGGTTTCGTTATCGCTTAAACGGAATCCGCGAAGAAGATTTATTTTCGGTAATTTATACGAGCGGTTCGACGGGACTTCCGAAGGGCGCAGAACTTTCGCATAAAAATATGATTGCGATGATTACGGCTTTGGATCCGATGATTCATCCGGATGTCGCAACGGATTCGGCGATTAGTATTTTGCCGGTGGCGCATGTTTTTGAACGGATGGCGATTACATTTTATGCGAGCAAACATTTGAAAGTTTACTTTGCGGATTCGCCCCAAAACGTCGGCGTGATTGCGCACGAAGTGCGTCCGGCAATCGGGACTTTTGTCCCACGGATTCTTGAAAAATTAGCGGATGCGGTTTCGCAGCGCGAATATAAATTAAGCGGACTAAAACGCTTGTTAATGCATCAAGCGATTCGTTTTGCAAAGAAAAATATTCCGGGCAACGGAAAAATTCGTCGGAAAATTTACGATAAACTCGTTTATCAAAAAATTCGCGAAGCGCTCGGCGGAAAATTCAAATGGATTATTTCGGGGAGCAGCGCTCTCAATAAAACCGTTTATCGTTTTTTAATCAATGTCGGTTTTCCGGTTTTCGAAGGCTACGGTTTAACGGAATGTTCGCCGGTGATTAGCGCGAATATGCCCGATGCCAATAAAGCGGGCTCGGTGGGGAAGCCGATTGCGAGTTTGCAAGTCAAAATAGGCGAGCAAAATGAAATTTTGGTGAAAGGTCCGAGCGTTTTTCACGGTTACCGCAATATGCCCGAGATGAATCGCGCTGCGTGGACTTCGGATGGATTTTTCCGCACAGGCGATCAGGGCTTAATCGATAGCGAAGGATTCTTATTTTTAATCGGGCGCATTAAGGAAATTTTTAAGACGAGCACGGGAAAATATGTTTCACCCGTTCCGATTGAATTGGAATTAAGTCGTCATCCGATTATCGATGGGGCAATTGTCATTGCGAATAATCGCAAATTTGTTTCGGCAATTCTCTTTTTGGGTTATGATGCGGCGATGCGAATTACGGAAAAATCGCGGCGCGATTTTCATCCGGAAGAAGCGATTTTAGATCCGCGGGTTTTGGCGGTGGTGCAGTCTCACGTCGATACCGTTAATCGCAAACTCAATCATTGGGAACAAATTCGAAAATGGACTTTGGTGAGTTCGCAACTTTCGGTCGAATCGGGAAGGTTAACGCCGACATTAAAATTGCGACGGCAAATTGTCGAAGCGGAATTTGTGCGAGAAATTGAAAAAATGTACGAAGAAAAACGTTAA
- the trpA gene encoding tryptophan synthase subunit alpha yields MSKIKLMSHLVAGYPTDEIAFTVASAMVKGGADILEVQLAFSDPSADGPAIQGACTEVLSRSYRVKDGFHFIAKLRKAFPQTTIYLMSYGSLVYTPGVEAFCKMASEAGVNGLIIPDLPFDCDEGLTAACKKYGMENIPVASPSMSDERLSKMAHAGFKYIYGSLRVGITGTQTDIDQATLTFLSKVGAGGSKVYGGFGISRGEQSKAIADHVDAVIAGSVFVRLINEYAKDPQALSQAIEAKAKELSNQ; encoded by the coding sequence ATGTCGAAAATCAAATTGATGAGTCATCTCGTCGCAGGCTACCCGACCGATGAAATCGCTTTTACAGTCGCTTCGGCGATGGTAAAAGGCGGCGCAGATATTCTCGAAGTGCAACTCGCTTTTAGCGATCCTTCAGCAGATGGACCAGCCATTCAAGGCGCTTGCACCGAAGTTCTTTCGCGCAGTTACCGCGTCAAAGACGGATTCCATTTTATCGCAAAACTCCGCAAAGCTTTTCCGCAGACGACGATTTATTTGATGAGCTACGGCTCTCTCGTTTACACGCCTGGCGTCGAAGCTTTCTGCAAAATGGCGAGCGAAGCGGGAGTGAACGGTCTCATTATTCCCGATTTACCGTTTGATTGCGACGAAGGTTTAACCGCAGCCTGCAAAAAATACGGTATGGAAAATATTCCGGTAGCAAGTCCGAGCATGAGCGATGAACGCTTATCGAAAATGGCACACGCTGGATTCAAATACATCTACGGTTCTCTCCGCGTAGGCATTACCGGCACGCAGACAGACATCGATCAAGCGACTCTCACCTTCCTTTCGAAAGTCGGCGCGGGCGGTTCCAAAGTTTACGGTGGTTTCGGGATTTCTCGTGGCGAACAATCGAAAGCTATTGCGGACCACGTAGACGCTGTCATCGCGGGCTCTGTCTTTGTTCGTCTCATCAACGAATATGCAAAAGATCCGCAGGCGTTATCGCAGGCGATCGAAGCAAAAGCCAAAGAACTCAGTAATCAGTAA
- the trpB gene encoding tryptophan synthase subunit beta, which produces MYSTNGFFNHFGGKYVAEILRRPLDELEAAFKHFMSSQEFLDELHEIQRDYIGRETPLLFAPKATELLGGAKIYIKLEGLANTGAHKINNAIGQVLLAKHMGKKRIIAETGAGQHGLATAAACAKLGMDCTVYMGEVDVRRQQPNVAAMETYGAKVCAVTSGARTLKDAVNEAMRDWAAHPDDTHYVLGSALGPAPFPDIVRTFQSVIGNEVKRQCAERKIEIGAMVACVGGGSNSIGFFSPFIDEKSPRLIGAEAGGIGPNIGENASRMTGNASREGIVQGYKSRFLLDEDGQSLPTRSISAGLDYMGIGPQLAALGESGRVEFMSILDKEALEAVQFFAKNEGVLFALESAHAGAAAMKIAKQVPKDKAVIINMSGRGDKDIFITSPVFRPKEWKAFLESELERLNEEKDIHQAKLMGGNK; this is translated from the coding sequence ATGTACAGCACAAATGGATTCTTCAATCACTTCGGCGGCAAGTATGTTGCCGAAATTCTCCGACGTCCGCTCGATGAACTCGAAGCTGCGTTCAAACATTTCATGAGTTCGCAAGAATTTTTGGACGAACTCCACGAAATTCAGCGCGATTACATCGGCCGCGAAACGCCGCTTCTTTTTGCGCCGAAAGCGACAGAACTTTTGGGCGGTGCAAAAATTTATATCAAGCTTGAAGGCTTAGCAAATACCGGCGCGCATAAAATCAATAACGCAATCGGTCAAGTGCTTTTGGCAAAACACATGGGCAAAAAGCGCATCATCGCCGAAACAGGCGCAGGGCAACACGGACTTGCAACCGCTGCCGCTTGCGCAAAACTCGGCATGGACTGCACCGTTTATATGGGCGAAGTCGATGTGCGCCGTCAACAGCCCAATGTCGCTGCGATGGAAACTTACGGAGCCAAAGTTTGTGCGGTCACGAGCGGTGCGCGCACTCTCAAAGACGCTGTCAACGAAGCGATGCGCGATTGGGCAGCTCATCCCGATGATACGCATTACGTTCTCGGTTCAGCACTTGGTCCTGCTCCCTTCCCCGATATCGTTCGCACATTCCAATCGGTCATCGGAAACGAAGTCAAGCGTCAATGCGCCGAACGTAAAATTGAAATCGGTGCGATGGTCGCTTGTGTCGGCGGCGGTTCCAATTCCATCGGATTTTTCAGCCCATTTATCGATGAAAAATCTCCGCGTTTAATCGGAGCCGAAGCGGGCGGAATCGGTCCGAATATCGGCGAAAATGCGAGCCGCATGACCGGAAACGCAAGCCGCGAAGGCATTGTGCAAGGTTACAAGAGCCGTTTCCTTTTGGACGAAGACGGACAATCTCTCCCGACGCGTTCGATTAGCGCGGGACTCGATTACATGGGAATTGGCCCGCAGCTCGCTGCCCTCGGCGAAAGCGGACGCGTCGAATTTATGAGCATCCTCGACAAAGAAGCTCTCGAAGCCGTTCAATTCTTCGCAAAAAATGAAGGCGTTCTCTTCGCCCTCGAAAGCGCTCACGCCGGAGCTGCTGCGATGAAAATTGCAAAACAAGTTCCGAAGGATAAAGCGGTCATCATCAACATGAGCGGCCGCGGCGATAAAGATATCTTTATCACCAGTCCGGTTTTCCGCCCGAAAGAATGGAAAGCTTTCCTCGAAAGCGAACTCGAAAGATTGAACGAAGAAAAAGATATTCATCAAGCGAAGCTCATGGGAGGAAACAAGTAA
- the mnmG gene encoding tRNA uridine-5-carboxymethylaminomethyl(34) synthesis enzyme MnmG gives MALKNHPLSSKSRMKNGVLKMSAILDVFDVVVIGGGHAGIEASHAAWKIGVKTAMLTMDLNAIGRMSCNPAVGGVSKGQIVRDIDALGGLMGILTDKAGIQFRMLNQSKGPAVWGPRAQCDLKQYSLIARETLENCRGLHLIQGELAAFNRLPNGNFELTLLNGDRYETKTLVITSGTFLASKMFTGLATSIGGRVGEPSADALSKSIAENGLRLRRLKTGTPSRIDPSSIDFNECEEQPGDKDPWPMSDRHNHPIDNGNCCWITRTNLKTHDILRSGFKDSPMFTGRIQGKGPRYCPSIEDKINRFGDKDGHQLFMEPETKDVSRIYLNGFSSSLPADIQLAALHTIPGLSHAKVMQIGYAVEYDSIDATQLYPTFECKEISGLYFAGQVCGTSGYEEAAGQGIVAGINAALKTQNAEPFILGRSESYIGVMADDLSHFLLDEPYRMFTSRAEYRLFLRSDNADSRLKERARKIGMIDDADYLAWTNRKTEMERVQKFLAETTITASEINPFLETFGEAPVHESVRMNTVLRRPKVDPEEFFRKFLPEAKLIRRDIWNLYAEEAYAGFFARQAKEIEHEKKMDRIKLSPDTDYSQITALSIESRQRLAKAKPLTVGSASRIPGIRPSDIMVLTHWVSK, from the coding sequence TTGGCGCTGAAAAATCACCCGCTTTCGTCAAAAAGTCGGATGAAGAATGGAGTTCTCAAGATGAGTGCGATTTTAGATGTCTTTGATGTGGTGGTAATCGGCGGCGGTCACGCAGGAATTGAAGCGTCGCATGCGGCGTGGAAAATCGGCGTAAAAACCGCAATGCTCACGATGGATTTAAATGCCATCGGACGGATGTCTTGCAACCCCGCCGTGGGCGGCGTGAGCAAAGGTCAAATCGTCCGCGACATCGATGCTCTCGGCGGGCTCATGGGAATTTTGACCGACAAAGCGGGCATTCAATTTCGCATGTTGAATCAAAGTAAAGGTCCCGCAGTCTGGGGACCGCGCGCACAATGCGATCTTAAACAATACAGTTTAATCGCCCGAGAAACTCTTGAAAACTGCCGCGGTTTACATTTGATTCAAGGGGAACTCGCCGCATTCAATCGCCTCCCGAATGGAAATTTCGAATTGACTTTGTTAAATGGTGACCGCTACGAAACGAAAACTCTCGTCATTACGAGCGGCACTTTTTTGGCTTCGAAAATGTTCACGGGACTTGCGACAAGTATCGGCGGGCGAGTGGGCGAACCGAGCGCGGATGCGCTTTCGAAATCCATCGCCGAAAATGGTCTGCGCTTGCGCCGTTTAAAAACGGGAACGCCGAGCCGCATCGATCCTTCGTCAATCGATTTTAACGAATGCGAAGAACAGCCGGGCGATAAAGATCCGTGGCCGATGAGCGACCGTCACAATCATCCGATTGATAACGGAAACTGCTGCTGGATTACGCGGACAAATCTCAAAACGCACGACATTCTGCGCTCGGGATTTAAAGACAGCCCGATGTTTACGGGACGCATTCAAGGAAAGGGCCCGCGGTATTGTCCGAGTATCGAAGACAAAATCAATCGCTTCGGCGACAAAGACGGCCATCAACTTTTTATGGAACCCGAAACGAAAGATGTTTCGCGAATTTATTTGAACGGCTTCAGTTCCAGTCTCCCGGCGGATATTCAGCTCGCCGCTTTGCACACGATTCCCGGACTTTCGCATGCGAAGGTGATGCAAATCGGTTATGCGGTTGAATACGATAGCATTGACGCAACGCAACTTTATCCGACATTTGAATGCAAAGAAATTTCGGGGCTTTATTTTGCGGGACAAGTCTGCGGGACAAGCGGATACGAAGAAGCTGCGGGGCAGGGAATTGTCGCGGGAATTAACGCGGCGCTCAAAACGCAAAATGCAGAACCCTTTATTCTCGGGCGTTCGGAAAGTTACATCGGCGTCATGGCCGATGACCTTTCGCATTTCCTTCTCGATGAACCGTATCGGATGTTTACGAGCCGCGCGGAATATCGTCTCTTCTTGCGTTCGGACAATGCGGATTCTCGTTTAAAAGAACGCGCGCGCAAAATCGGTATGATCGATGATGCGGATTATCTCGCTTGGACAAATCGCAAAACAGAAATGGAGCGGGTACAAAAATTTTTAGCGGAAACGACCATTACCGCTTCCGAAATCAATCCGTTCCTCGAAACTTTTGGCGAAGCGCCTGTGCACGAATCCGTGCGTATGAATACGGTTTTACGCCGCCCGAAAGTCGACCCCGAAGAATTCTTCCGCAAATTTTTGCCCGAAGCAAAACTCATTCGCCGCGACATTTGGAATCTTTACGCCGAAGAAGCGTATGCGGGATTTTTTGCGCGTCAAGCCAAAGAAATTGAACACGAAAAGAAAATGGACCGCATTAAACTTTCGCCGGATACGGATTATTCGCAAATCACCGCGCTTTCCATCGAAAGCCGTCAGCGTTTAGCCAAAGCGAAACCGCTCACCGTCGGAAGCGCATCACGGATTCCGGGAATTCGCCCGTCCGATATTATGGTGTTAACGCATTGGGTAAGCAAATAA
- a CDS encoding LamG domain-containing protein yields the protein MVNGNMQKLCEKWLASAFALTLLISILIVAGTGCSDNRTSLGNSAESGNPEIAGILHFADGTPAAKVKVQLVPKNYSAADDEVLNAAWTSESDSLGQFAFENVPAEGFSLEANDPISGKKFLQMGLASTLDSSVLKVEGILENVGGVRLGAHGFEDGTTGYVYVPGTTILRQVIVEMGNIFVDSLPADSLSPFIFVADNGYSLSLDKGVKIIADSTIQIDPEKVALEFSFALTPKEIGLSEDLKNFPLTLRLDSNDFDAKILQKVSGSWSAILCGDTLPLDLSYSDGKNFTFWTRIPRLRAKATDTLSLHFAEDAKTSFADSTDRIFSDGFIAAWHFDEGKDSVRDATGNRFRGVPEKVTVSEDAAVGSAFYYDGKSGSVTIPNSRTGDLDFDTHAQRTFSVWVRLDSKERSRVVFGKGASNYHLMYLSSASTPPSGIWLYEAYSDLTGDSTAVSVRNWYTDSSVTVNEWTFITIAQGDSSTAMYVNDSLVTDSPRQGKNSTPRITDSLFVIGKLIYPADDPSDIVTHHFEGVIDELHVSRVTRSAAWIKASYANQNPKKKWPTLMKN from the coding sequence GTGGTGAATGGGAATATGCAGAAATTGTGCGAAAAATGGCTTGCGTCGGCGTTTGCGTTAACGCTTTTGATTTCAATTTTAATCGTAGCGGGCACAGGATGCTCGGACAATCGCACATCTCTCGGAAATAGCGCTGAATCGGGGAATCCAGAAATCGCAGGCATTTTACATTTTGCCGATGGAACTCCCGCAGCCAAAGTCAAAGTGCAATTAGTTCCCAAAAATTATTCGGCGGCAGATGATGAAGTTTTAAATGCCGCGTGGACTTCGGAATCGGATTCTCTCGGGCAATTTGCCTTTGAAAATGTTCCCGCCGAAGGATTTTCGTTAGAAGCAAACGATCCGATTTCCGGCAAGAAATTTTTGCAGATGGGTTTAGCTTCGACTTTAGATTCGAGCGTTCTCAAAGTCGAAGGCATTTTGGAAAATGTCGGCGGCGTGCGGCTCGGAGCGCACGGATTTGAAGACGGCACAACGGGCTACGTTTATGTGCCCGGGACGACAATTCTTCGCCAAGTCATCGTCGAAATGGGGAATATTTTCGTTGATTCTCTCCCTGCCGATTCGCTTTCGCCCTTTATTTTTGTCGCGGATAACGGTTATTCGCTTTCTCTCGATAAAGGCGTCAAAATTATCGCCGATTCAACGATTCAAATCGACCCCGAAAAAGTTGCGCTTGAATTTTCTTTTGCGTTAACTCCCAAAGAAATCGGGCTTTCCGAAGATTTGAAAAATTTCCCGTTAACTCTCCGCTTGGATTCGAATGATTTCGACGCCAAAATTCTGCAAAAAGTTTCGGGCTCGTGGTCGGCAATTCTCTGCGGCGACACATTACCGCTCGATTTATCGTATTCCGACGGAAAAAATTTCACATTCTGGACGCGCATTCCGCGGCTCCGCGCCAAAGCGACCGATACGCTTTCGTTGCATTTTGCCGAAGATGCGAAAACTTCTTTTGCCGATTCGACGGACCGCATTTTCTCGGATGGATTTATTGCAGCGTGGCATTTTGACGAAGGGAAAGATTCTGTCCGCGATGCGACCGGAAACCGTTTCCGCGGCGTTCCCGAAAAAGTCACGGTTTCAGAAGATGCTGCAGTTGGAAGCGCTTTCTATTACGACGGCAAATCGGGCTCGGTCACGATTCCGAATTCGCGCACCGGCGATTTGGATTTTGACACGCATGCGCAGCGGACTTTCTCGGTGTGGGTGCGTTTAGATAGCAAAGAGCGTTCGCGCGTCGTCTTTGGAAAGGGCGCATCGAATTATCATCTCATGTATTTATCTTCGGCTTCGACGCCGCCTTCGGGCATTTGGCTTTACGAAGCATATTCGGATTTGACGGGAGATTCGACGGCGGTTTCCGTCCGGAATTGGTACACGGATTCTTCGGTCACGGTGAATGAGTGGACTTTTATCACCATCGCCCAAGGCGATTCTTCGACAGCGATGTATGTGAACGATTCGCTCGTCACCGATTCCCCGCGGCAAGGGAAAAATAGCACCCCGCGAATTACGGACAGTTTATTTGTCATCGGCAAATTGATTTACCCCGCAGACGATCCGAGCGATATTGTCACTCACCATTTCGAAGGCGTCATCGACGAATTGCACGTCAGCCGAGTCACGCGCTCCGCCGCATGGATTAAAGCGAGCTACGCGAATCAGAATCCGAAGAAAAAGTGGCCGACGTTAATGAAGAATTAG